GGGCAAATCTGATCCTCTGGAGTCTGGGAACCTTGAGTGCCCCCAAATCTAAAGTTTTTCTCTACCTTATCTTGTCAATCAGGTAGAGAAAGCCAATACTGCAGCTTGTGTGGTTCTTTAGGAATGAAATCATGGACCCAACCTGCTAGATGCAGAAAATGCCGAATAACCATAAAGTAGACAAAACTAAGACTTTTCTAGTCCTTAGTCTAATATTCCAAGATTAGTTATAATGAGATTTTTAGTAATTTTCCAACAAGaaactagatttttattttcccattactTCTTGGGTCTGTCACGTGAGAACTGCTTATAGAACTGAAGTAAGAAAACAACTATTTGATATTTTAACTGTTGCATTAAATACAATGGTACTCTAATTATTGCTTAGTCAGTGGCAAAATTTACTGGAATAGTTTATTTACTGAGCCTATAAACGTTCACCATTGTTTTTCTCCAGTAGAAACCCCCAGTCCGATGACTTACTTTCCTGTGAAGggagagtatttttttcttcagtattggTTTTCTTCAGTTTTGACCTGTCAAACTTCTTTACTTCAGACAACTCTGACTTATCACCCATCTTGActaaaagaaagactgaaaaaagttTTAACTTAAAATCAGCAGAATTAATGTCATACTAAGGAATCACAGCCAATAATTCTCATATTTAATATCAATGCATATTTTACCTGctgattttcaaaaagaaaacagcacaCATCTTAGAAAAGTCATGTTTTTATTAGAATACTTTGAATTACACATCACTGCCCCATTTCCGATAAGTAGTAAAAGCCTGAATCAGGATGCACTAGAAACCAAGATGC
This region of Meles meles chromosome X, mMelMel3.1 paternal haplotype, whole genome shotgun sequence genomic DNA includes:
- the TMSB15A gene encoding thymosin beta-15A — translated: MGDKSELSEVKKFDRSKLKKTNTEEKNTLPSQETIQQEKECVQTS